The following coding sequences lie in one Anguilla rostrata isolate EN2019 chromosome 8, ASM1855537v3, whole genome shotgun sequence genomic window:
- the LOC135261917 gene encoding protein asteroid homolog 1-like — protein sequence MGVRGLLGYMEENRKQFFKDLKLKNTTLIIDGCNFYFNLYFSSPLDQQHGGDYDAFAKLIREFFKVLFTCNIKPIVLLDGGVDYTNKKFQTRQQRAQNNIEKAVDLSRGLGKSLLPLLTKEVFKEVLHSLHVTFIQCVNEADWEIACLASEWNCPVLSADSDFFVFDLKGGYLPFQLFQWRNIRVCPETSERYIPASCFSIDDFCARFNKMNKELLPLFAVMAGNDFTNLGDMRTFFSWVNVQGSGHSAHGRTRVQIDVLLRWLSKFPGPEQALDAVVQVLGDSAQDSIRPLLSSGMQEYRLSPSNLPQYIKQGEMVPNLPEPLRDLPNWVLVGLPSGDLPSLILEVLAVQMTMMRTQVEDPQRPSSHTASLPIRKVLYGLLLHGKSMPLQEPCTKNRKIAHPNEGSPHYHVREFDREGLNLKEFHVQADLPSGIQHLPLETLNEVPLPDRLQVLLKTLKVDESIANAVLPHLSLPVCVTCYWLNCSEPKPDLQMVQALLLGIVYGELCRTQGPEAGDPDLQAVCDRLGGLRVAVRERKGLDLKVAHAYSQWQSCLWMSFYLNQLLRCPLPEPECAWLYSGTFAHGAVKKLRTGIIPEVLLGGAGVPARLYETIQWAVQRSVGTDFFTPPSRRQNIGAGAAVEDK from the exons ATGGGTGTTCGTGGACTCCTAGGTTACATGgaagaaaacaggaagcagtTTTTTAAGGACCTGAAGCTAAAAAACACAACACTTATAATTGACGGATGCAACTTTTACTTCAACCTGTACTTCTCCTCACCCTTGGACCAGCAGCATGGGGGAGACTATGATGCCTTTGCCAAACTCATTCGAGAATTCTTTAAGGTTCTTTTCACCTGCAACATAAAACCCATTGTCTTGCTGGATGGGGGAGTTGATTACACCAACAAGAAATTTCAAACACGACAACAGCGAGCCCAGAACAACATCGAGAAGGCTGTTGATCTGTCACGTGGGTTAGGAAAGTCGCTCTTGCCACTCCTCACCAAAGAGGTGTTCAAAGAGGTGCTGCACAGCCTTCATGTCACCTTCATCCAGTGTGTAAATGAGGCTGATTGGGAGATCGCCTGCTTGGCCAGCGAGTGGAACTGCCCAGTGCTATCTGCGGACAGCGACTTCTTTGTCTTCGACCTGAAGGGTGGGTACCTCCCCTTCCAGTTGTTCCAGTGGCGCAACATTCGCGTGTGCCCAGAGACCTCAGAAAGGTACATTCCAGCCTCGTGTTTCTCCATCGACGACTTCTGCGCCCGCTTCAATAAGATGAACAAAGAgctgctccctctctttgcGGTGATGGCTGGCAATGACTTCACCAACCTGGGGGACATGAGGACATTTTTCAGCTGGGTCAACGTCCAGGGGTCCGGCCACTCTGCGCATGGCAGGACGAGGGTCCAAATTGACGTCCTGCTCCGTTGGCTGTCCAAGTTCCCTGGGCCGGAGCAAGCTTTGGACGCGGTTGTACAGGTTCTCGGGGACAGTGCTCAGGACAGCATCCGACCCCTGCTGTCCTCTGGGATGCAAGAGTACAGACTCTCCCCCAGCAACCTCCCACAGTACATCAAACAAGGAGAAATGGTGCCCAATCTCCCAGAGCCTCTCAGAGACTTGCCTAATTGGGTCCTGGTTGGCCTGCCCAGCGGCGACTTGCCCTCCCTCATCCTCGAAGTGCTGGCGGTGCAGATGACCATGATGCGAACGCAGGTGGAGGACCCCCAGCGTCCCAGCAGCCACACGGCCTCCCTGCCAATCCGCAAGGTCCTGTACGGGCTGCTGCTGCATGGCAAAAGCATGCCTCTCCAGGAGCCGTGCACAAAGAACAGAAAGATCGCTCACCCAAACGAGGGCAGCCCACATTACCATGTGCGGGAGTTTGACAGGGAGGGTCTCAACTTGAAGGAATTCCATGTTCAGGCTGACCTCCCAAGTGGCATCCAGCACCTGCCTCTGGAGACACTGAATGAG GTGCCTCTTCCTGATCGACTCCAGGTTCTCCTGAAGACTCTGAAAGTGGATGAGTCCATCGCCAATGCCGTGCTCCCTCATCTCAGCTTACCTGTTTGCGTTACCTGCTACTGGCTAAACTGCTCCGAGCCCAAACCTGACCTGCAGATGGTCCAGGCCCTGCTGCTGGGCATCGTGTATGGAGAGCTCTGCAGAACTCAAG GGCCAGAGGCTGGGGATCCGGATTTGCAGGCCGTCTGCGATAGGCTGGGCGGGCTACGGGTTGCAGTGCGCGAAAGGAAAGGGTTAGACCTGAAGGTTGCCCATGCTTACAGCCAGTGGCAGTCCTGCCTGTGGATGAGCTTCTACCTGAACCAGCTGCTCCGGTGTCCACTCCCAGAGCCAGAGTGTGCCTG GTTGTACAGCGGGACGTTCGCGCACGGTGCCGTGAAGAAGCTGAGGACGGGTATTATCCCCGAGGTCCTGCTGGGAGGAGCCGGCGTTCCCGCGAGGCTCTACGAGACCATCCAGTGGGCCGTGCAGCGTTCCGTGGGCACTGACTTCTTCACCCCGCCTTCCAGGAGGCAAAATATTGGGGCTGGAGCCGCTGTTGAAGATAAGTAG
- the mrps21 gene encoding 28S ribosomal protein S21, mitochondrial codes for MASHLRFVARTVMVQNGNVDAAYKTLNRVLSVDGVIETVRRNRYYEKPCRRRQRENYETCRRIYHSEMARKIAFVSRAHRHDPWTGS; via the exons ATGGCGAGCCACCTTCGTTTTGTCGCGCGGACAGTAATGGTCCAAAATGGGAATGTGGACGCTGCTTACAAAACGCTAAACAG gGTGCTGTCAGTGGACGGAGTGATCGAAACGGTGCGTCGGAATCGTTACTATGAGAAGCCGTGTCGGCGGCGGCAGCGGGAGAACTACGAGACGTGCCGACGGATTTACCACTCGGAGATGGCCAGGAAGATCGCATTTGTTTCGCGGGCCCACCGACATGACCCCTGGACTGGTAgctag
- the ciarta gene encoding circadian associated repressor of transcription a — MQSFGSASSWQSRDSPSSSHNFLHSEGDQTEDEADVFLSEGEGDSGVGGGPGSPRTASPGARSTPAVFGGLTGSRLKRDQAGWCPGSTRVILVSPSGGVRTGGEGRTEGDFVFAQKCAELQGFVRPLLELLNGLKRGKYDRGLSSFQQSVAMDRIQRIVGVLQKPSMGERHLHTLLQVEMMLKLWFPQISPSAPPTSAATPAPAGSLARGAAPRWRRDQLHIPVKKRRLSWMNTDSPAQAAPACKRVQREEPALGVTSSPSERASARPGGRGARCEKEEGKEARGELSSRPESRLAPVPHPSKESGEGRGGNAVPPVATAGSPATQDTFISSTTRLSPPLDPAPVTHEPVRCHSQPIATETEGGRASETSRRWNRSLPLQTKPFTAPEQ; from the exons ATGCAGTCATTTGGGAGTGCTTCATCCTGGCAATCCCGCGACTCGCCATCCTCCAGCCACAACTTCCTGCACAGCGAGGGCGACCAGACCGAGGACGAGGCCGACGTCTTCCTGTCCGAGGGGGAGGGCGAcagcggggtgggcggggggccGGGCAGCCCGCGCACCGCTAGCCCCGGGGCGCGTTCGACCCCCGCCGTTTTCGGGGGCCTGACTGGGTCTCGGCTGAAGAGGGACCAAGCGGGATGGTGCCCCGGCAGCACCAGGGTGATTCTGGTGTCCCCATCCGGGGGCGTGAGGACCGGGGGAGAGGGACGGACGGAGGGGGACTTTGTCTTCGCTCAGAAG TGTGCTGAGCTCCAGGGATTTGTTAGGCCGCTTCTGGAGCTTCTGAACGGGCTTAAAAGGGGCAAATATGACAGAG gtctcAGCAGTTTCCAGCAGAGCGTTGCCATGGACAGGATccagaggattgtgggagtACTGCAGAAACCCAGCATGGG AGAGAGGCACCTGCACACCCTCCTGCAGGTGGAGATGATGCTCAAACTGTGGTTCCCGCAGATCTCGccctccgccccgcccaccTCGGCGGCCACGCCCGCCCCGGCGGGGAGCTTAGCGCGCGGCGCCGCCCCGCGGTGGCGCAGAGACCAGCTGCACATCCCTGTGAAG AAGCGAAGGCTCAGCTGGATGAACACAGACAGCCCAGCTCAAGCTGCTCCTGCCTGCAAGCGCGTCCAGCGGGAGGAGCCGGCGTTAGGGGTGACCAGCTCTCCCTCAGAGAGGGCCTCCGCGAGGCCGGGCGGGCGAGGAGCGCGCTGcgaaaaagaggaggggaaggaggcccGGGGAGAGCTTTCGAGCCGGCCCGAGTCCAGACTGGCCCCCGTCCCGCACCCGTCTAAAGAGAGCGGCGAGGGCAGAGGGGGAAACGCCGTCCCTCCCGTCGCCACTGCGGGAAGCCCGGCCACGCAGGACACCTTCATCTCGTCCACCACCCGTCTCTCTCCTCCGCTCGACCCCGCCCCCGTGACACACGAGCCCGTGAGGTGCCACAGCCAGCCTATCGCCACGGAGACGGAGGGTGGGCGGGCGTCCGAGACGTCTCGGAGATGGAACCGGTCTCTTCCACTGCAGACAAAGCCTTTTACCGCTCCGGAGCAATGA